CCAATCCATGTGTGCAAAGCGTTGTGAGGGGCAAGCTCTATTGTGCCAGGTCCATTACAGTAACCTTCCTTTCCAGCTTTATATGTACACCCCATGAACAGTTCGGTCTTTCTTGCTCCAGACACCATTTGGTTATACATAAATGCAAGATTTAAATCTATTTGATCTTCAGGGCTTAGATTTGTGTCCGAAACATAGTTTAAATCCGCCGTTTGTGGTGGAAGATGAGAAACGTCGCGCATTGTATGATAAAAAGATGAACTGTTGTTGGTGTACATATCGGGTATTACCATCCCTTGAGGGATGTCCCAAGCCCAATATGGCAAAGCAAATGTTTCGTCTCCGATGAGACTACCCAGGATACGTTCGTGGAAGTATATCATCATTCGATGCCATGGGAAAAAAAACCATGTGCGGTGGATACTGAGCGGAGCATTGGAGTTTTGTTGGTCGTAGGCTCCGGTGCAGAAGAGACAGTGCAAGTTTGCCTGACGGGAGAAGCTTCGAGGGTCATGGTGTGGTAGCGACTTCATTATGGACAAGGCCTTGTCATATTTAGCGATGTAGTCGGCATCGACAGCATGGACTGGGCGGCGGATTCTTAATGGGGACTGGGGATCGGGAAACTGGAAATCAACGAAGGGCAGCGGTGATTGGAATCCTGGTGGGCAACAATCAACAAGAAGATCCGTACGACCATAAGATGGATGGCAAGATGTCATGTTTGGTCCTACAGATTTAGTCTCTCTTTTACTCTCTTCAGTGATCACCCCGTGCTTGCCCAAACTCCATCCTTCAAGCTTGCCTAGAATCATCTTTGTTAAATCCCTGCATGAACAATGCCTCATTATCTAATTCACTAATAATGCATAGAGtggatataaaaatttaaataaaaaaaaaacagtataaacccaaaataatattcaaattaagtGACGTggaaacaaagaaaatatgagtaTATTTCAAATTAACTGAACCTACCCTGCAAATGGGTATTGAACTTGATTTGATTCAAGGCTCCAAAGAGTGACAGTGAATATGAGCAAAAGGAAGGCAAATGTGATGGTGGAAATCCATTTGCATGGTCCCAAAGCCATGGCTAACAGATTCTCAACCTTTGTATTCTCTCAATCTCTGCAATAAGAAATGGGAGAAGGAGACAAAGGGTGCTATTACCTTTGCATTCTCTCAATCTCTGCAACAAAACACTGCTTTAAATCGTCCAATTCAAACACGCGTCAATGTCATTCTCTTAAACCTTATTTAATTACCTTGTCGGCAGTCACTACTCgctatatatatgttttattccATTGTTTTCGGCTTCTTTTTCCTCCACGTAGCTCAGAGAAATGTATTCCTGGTCATGAATCCCTGCTGAATTATTCATTTCCTTCTTTTCCCTTCTAATTTCCTCATGGTACGTTGCAGCTTGAAGAACCAAAGGAATATGGAAAACGACATGTATGGATAAGGAACACCCCATAAGGCAAGTGGAGTGTGGGACTTTGCCTGTTAATGATATAACCCAGATCCAGCATAAGATAATGCTTGGTTAGCTTCATATCAATTAAAAACACCCTATAAATATTATAAGCataaataactttttttttatatttttattacatttaagAAGATGAGGCCTCACAATATTTGAAGACTATTCAATTAATGGCTCACGAGAAAGTTTGAGAGATATAATTAAAAAGGATATATTTTACATTAAATGCCATCACCGAATGGGCATTTGATTACTAAAAATTATAGTTTGTGAAATATAAACCTTTTAAATTAATTACTTTTCATTGAGGAGTTTATgctaaagtttttttttaaatggataaAATTATATCATAAAGAATTTATGTGTAACAGCCAAAAACAGTATTGGTTGGTGCTGGTTTCAGCTTCACAAGTACAAGTGGACAAATTTTGAAGGTTGTCATAAAGGCCAACAAGTGATCTTTGCGACCAATAGAGAGCCACGTTTGAAATAGTTAAATTGTAATTAATAATTGTTTCTGTCCCTGTTTttcaaattcaaaaaaattaaatcgatttgatattaatttttaagttattattttaattaatttttagttggATCGACACGATTCAATTCAAACATCATGTTAGAAGTAAGTGacccaaattttatttaaataaaatacgatggaaaataaaataaaagtaaaatccatatagtaactgaaactttttattttattttagaataaggttttaaaccttattaaactccatttattttatattgactaggataaggtgtttcaatcctactagaatatggctttgcaagcctataaatagacatagtctattcctcttgtatgtgattcaaatttttcgacatagtgaattttcttctcctctgtccGTGGTTTTTTGCCGaaaaggtttccacgtaaaatttgtgtgttctttattttattttatttttcacaaattggtatcagagcttccaggttattcatctcgattacagtaatggcgtctttgaagtatgaaatttcgttGTTGGattgcaacaccagatttgcgttgtggcaaattaagatgcaagcagttcttgcacagatggatctggaggatgccctgctagggatagataagatgccttcgacattaacagatgaagagaagaagcgtaaggatcgaaaggcattaacacaattacatctgcatttgtccaacgaaattttgcaggatgtgatgaaagagaaaactgccgctgcattatggaaaaggctagaacaaatatgtatgtcgaaaactctaacaagcaattTGCATATGAAGCatcgtctttatgctcatcgtttggaggaaggtgcgtctgtacacaaacacttaacagtgtttaaagaaattctctcaaacttggaggccatggaggttcagtatgataaggaagatctagggttgattctactttgtttgttgcccccgtcttattcaacctttagagacacgattttatatagtcgCGAGtttctcacagttgatgaggtttatgattctttaacctcgtatgataagatgaagcatcttgtggttaaacccgactctcgtggagagggtctcattgttcgtgggagacaagatctaatgttgatgatgatcgtggtaggacacagaacggaatcctcgtggtaaatctaagggtagatcaagtcTTCAAacgaggtaaaacttgtaacttcgcaagaagaaagggcacattaaactcgagtgctataagctacaaaataagattaaaaggaggctacCAATCAAAAGGAAAATAACCGtaaaatttcggtgaagctgatgttgtagaagactacagcgatggtgaacttctagtcgcttctatcaatgattctaaagtaagcgagagtggatacttgattcagttgcaccttccacatgagtcccaatcgagattggtttacaacttactaaacaagatgtctgaaggtgttgttttgatgggaaataatgcttcgtgtaaaatcacggtgttggaacaattaaagttaagatgtttgatggagttgtcgaacacttagtgacgtgcggcatgttccgaattgaaaagaaatttaatttcgttgagtacttttgattcaaaaggtgcagatacacaaactgaaagtggggttttaaagatttcaaagggtccttgttgtgatgaaagggcgagaaaaattgccaagttatatgttttactgaGGTTCTCACACATCGGTGATGCAGCTTgtcacttcctcttccttgtcgatgatgatattactaaactttggcatatcgcctagggcatatgtgTGAGAATaacatggcgaattaagcaaagaggacttcttaatgggcaaggaatttgcaaactgaatttcgtgagccttgtgttttgggaagcaaaagagagttcgattcactagaggaatccataacacgaaggaacgttggagtatattcattcgaTCGTGGGGTCATCCAgagtgccttgagaggtggagctaattatatgctaacatttattgatgatttttccagaaaagtttgggcatttttcctgaagcagaaaagcgatgtgttttccgcatttaagtcttggaaaattatgattgaaaaatagaagggaaaacagataaaatacctccgcacagacaatggcttagagttttgttctgatgagtttaatagattgtgcaagtcagaaggaattatgagacacttgacagttcatcatactccacagcaaaacggtgttgtagaacgaatgaacagaacgatcatggagaaggttcgatgtatgttgtcaaatgccaacttaccgaaggcattttgggcagaagcggcctctactgcatgttttttgatcaaccgatctccatccattgccattgagaaaaagactccacaagaggtatggtctggtaatcctgctaattattctgatttaaagatttttgggtgtcctgcgtatgctcatgttgataatggaaaattggaaccgagatctattaaatgcatttttcttggttataaagctggtgtaaaagggtataagttatggtgtcctgaaaatagaaaagttgtgattagcgagatgttgtttttgatgaaaccgctatgctacctaacttatctcttaaagactcttccaataaagaaaatcaaaagcggtggagcatcgagttaatctgagtcaactcctcaagccgaacaaaaattgagaataaagttgcttcttcaccacaatactctatcgccaaaaagaactagaagagaaattaaacctccaaagaagtatctttgaggttgatctagttgcttatactttaaatgtggtgaagatatagatgcgaatcaagagtcatctaattattttgaggcggttagctgtgaagactcagaaaagtggatgtttgctatgcaagaagagatggaatcactccacaaaaacagaacatgggaccttgtgaaacttcctaaaggcaaaaaggttgttcgttgtaaatgggtgtttaaaaagaaagaagggactctaggagttgaagaatccagatataaagcaaggcttgttgcaaagggttacagtcaaattccaggagtagacttcacagatgtgttctctccagttgttaagcatagttcgattcgagctttgcttggtattgtggccatgcatgatttggagcttgagcgcttagatgtaaaacgcatttgcatggagaacttgaggaagatatttacatgcaacaaccaaagggttttatagtctcagaaaaagaggactaagTTTGCTTActgagaaagtccctttacggtttgaaacagtcaccaagacagtggtacaagaggtttgattcctttatgacttctcatgatttcaaaagaagtagtttagacagttgtgtttacttcaagaaaaacagtgatggttcttttgtgtatctacttctttatgttgatgacatgttgatagcagcaaaagataaaggagagataagaaaggttaaagcccaactaagtgaagaatttgagatgaaagatttaggaccagcaaagaagatacttggtatgaagattctcagagatagaaaagcaagtaaattgtacctaagtcagaaggggtaaattgagaaagttctttgcaggttcaatatgcagagtgctaagcctgttagtactcctttagcagcccatttcagactttcatcggccttgtctcctcaatcaaatgatgagattgagtacatgtcacatgttccatactctagtgcagtgggatctctcatgtatgctatggtttgctcacgtccagatttatcatatacaGTCAGTGCAGTTAACAGATATATGGCAAATCtaggtaaagaacattggaaagcagttcagtggattttaagatacttacgaggcactactgatgtttgcttacaatttggaagaactaaagatggagttataggatatgttgatgctgattttgctggagaccttgatagaagaagatctctcacaggttacgtctttacaatcggaggttgtgcaattagttggaaagccactttgcaaactacagtcgctttgtctaccattgAAGCTGAGTACacggcgattactgaggcttgtaaagaagctatttggttgaagcgactatttagtgaactcaatgaagaccttcaaatcagcacagtattttgtgatagtcagagtgccatctttcttacaaaagatcaaatgtttcatgagagaacaaaacacattgatattcggtatcattttgttcgtgatattattgctcgtggtgatattgttgcgagcaaaattagtactcatgaaaatcctgcagatatgatgactaagtcacttcctataaccaagtttgagcattgcttagacttggttggtgttcattgttgaagttaaacccttaaggggttttatggaagaggtggagaacttgtttattgaaagttcgcgatgaagaacttgttcattgataatttgtgtcaaggtggagattgttagaattaagtgacccaaattcttatttaaataaaatacgatggaaaataaaataaaagtaaaatccatatagaactagacttcttttattttattttagaataaggtttttaaaccttattaaactccatatattttatattgattaggataaggtgtttcaatcctactagaatatggctttgcaagcctataaatagacatagtctattcctcttgtatttgattcaaatttttcgacatagtgaattttcttctcctctgcccgtggttttttcgcgaaagggtttccacgtaaaatttgtgtgttctttattttatttattttattttattttatttttcacaaacatCATTAGTTATTTGTAACATTCTAACCTATATCCGTCGTCAAAATAGAGCTTCGGAGCATTATCGAAATTTATCGCTCAAACACatccaaaacatatcaaaacaaacatcctaggtacctaaccaatgtaccctcattggtaccacaattatatcatcaaaacatatcaataaaacatcaatcaaatccaatttgtaaatatgtcaaaTTCAATCTATTTTGCCTAATTCATGTTCATTCAAACATTAACTTAAACATGCTATAATATGACCTcaaacataaacacatatttatatgtatataaccaACTAATATTAACTTATAATCTTATTACAATTAATTCATAAAATAACTATTAATAAGACACCCTAAGTACATGCCAACACAAAAGGATAAACATCACCACGTTTGAGTTCGGGACCATTATTGGATACTGAATCAGCGATCAAAATTAAGTACTTAACCTGCGCATGGAAAACAAAACCGTATGCTGAGTAAAAACtcggtggtatttctataattataatatttaaagataagaaattacaaatatacgattgaaatataaacacatattaatatttatttattacaacaaccatatcatatttcatttgtttcacaaatATCTCAATTCACGTACTTgttatataaatagcttttcacaattttatttcacatttctttaTACAATTGCATTATCCTTTCCATATTCAtttcatgagtatataactcatatattccatatatttgcaacatatttcacattttattttcaatttactattttacttccatttctcataccatgccatttcaatatcaattataaaactttattattcacttacccctattaacatgattcGGACttgaacggatacacggatctaaccaaaacacactagtttggcacctagtgcctcatcagataattcgaagtaataatttgacacctagtgtctcatcggctaaaccgaagtaaattgatacccagtgtctcatcgaatTAATCTGAAgtagtaaattgacacccagtgtctcatcgactcgaagtcgaagaaatccctaaactcttccaatcctacgACATGTCATCCATATCTAATTTAGCCCGAttagttaatagggtttaatgtcacttttcaaaaacaaccaatattcatttcaattcaaataatcaatatattaaatatatatataccaattcaatcaatataaattcaataaattcatcacatactaaatcaatccatttcaattgcaaaacacaataattctcacctcaacacttaccatatacattaaattgaattataaaaattaacAACTAAATTCGAATTttagaaatacaaaccagaaaTTCCGAGTTATCCCTCGTCTACTTTATCTTTCCCTTTTTTAGTCGAGAGCTCCAGTAcaacgttagctacggaattaaaacaattaaaaatcatcaatacaacacaattcaatttcatattgaatatttcaatttttactcaaatttagtccctaaatcgagactaacttttattcttcacattaattctttattttcatgcaaattcCACTTTAGACTAAATTCAACTCCCTATTTCCACATAAAttcctaaattttgaatttttcacaattaagtccctattacacaaaatttactattagttctacaatttaatcctttttcatttctagcttaaaactctatcaatttaatccctaacactaaaattattcaacatagacaatacttaaaactcaataatttctaaaatttgacaTGAGCCGAGTAGTATTTaataccgggattctaaaaacataaaaattataaaaaaatggactaaattgactaacctgTTGAACTTGAAACTTTAAAACTCCTAAGGTCGTTTGTCTTTCTCCTTTCTCCTTtcccccttttcttttttttttttatattataatatatatacttaaacattaaggtttttatattataatatatataataaacttaCACATTTTTTTAATCTTATGCAGACTCATTTAATGCTAATGGCATAATTGCTTATTTAATTCCTTTAattattctttaatctataattcaactttcactttatatgcaatttagtccttatacctaattactcttaattcatgcaaattcacctaaccaaaacctatttaaccacacaactaacttcgtaaatatttgttATTTATCAAAACGGAGTCTCGAAAATATATTTTTCGACACCTGTGACTATCAAGTCGTTACATTATTAATATACAACTTACTCAACTTATATGGATTCCTCATTGTTTTACAATTAGGATAGGGGAATAGAAGGCGTTTTCTTCTTTTGGAACAATAAAGATTTCTCaaccattttttttatatttgtttgctCACTTCGGCCACtatatttatattatgattttaGCTTTGCACATTTAACCTCTTAAAGGATAATAAGTTAATGAAAAATACTTTGAAGACTAATCTATTAAACTTACTTTCCTTAAAGATTGGATTGTATCAACTCAATCAATTACCTCCTTTGAATTGTGGAGAATCGATCGGATTATATTGAAGACATTATTGAAAAGTGTATATCTAATTCGCTTTATATTAGACTTATTAGTATATTACA
This window of the Gossypium arboreum isolate Shixiya-1 chromosome 12, ASM2569848v2, whole genome shotgun sequence genome carries:
- the LOC108478462 gene encoding aureusidin synthase-like, with product MALGPCKWISTITFAFLLLIFTVTLWSLESNQVQYPFAGDLTKMILGKLEGWSLGKHGVITEESKRETKSVGPNMTSCHPSYGRTDLLVDCCPPGFQSPLPFVDFQFPDPQSPLRIRRPVHAVDADYIAKYDKALSIMKSLPHHDPRSFSRQANLHCLFCTGAYDQQNSNAPLSIHRTWFFFPWHRMMIYFHERILGSLIGDETFALPYWAWDIPQGMVIPDMYTNNSSSFYHTMRDVSHLPPQTADLNYVSDTNLSPEDQIDLNLAFMYNQMVSGARKTELFMGCTYKAGKEGYCNGPGTIELAPHNALHTWIGSSLNPGREDMGKFYSAAKDPIFYAHHANIDRLWEVWREAHKQQLDIKDPDWLDSFFYFYDENLRLVRVKVGDVVDTIKLGYSYEQVHRPWLNMRPKPSSPPKLARQMLKTKEKNKLEMLSRTHVSSSELDTHGRALDASLTVKVRNHWRKKEKEEEKVIVVHGIEVKGDAYVKFDVYVNLIDQFKISPKFREFAGTFAHIPGGGAGKRKIDLKLGVSELLEDLEADEDESIWVTLLPTTPSCSNVTIGGVRMQYIK